From Acidothermus cellulolyticus 11B, a single genomic window includes:
- a CDS encoding putative bifunctional diguanylate cyclase/phosphodiesterase has protein sequence MEDSSTPVTSAAANASSDDTDGADGADCTDHAGLPATPVSQLQGGGTTATHRRASEHAGRDDLTGVANRPALLAALDDTFEDIHRRAAYAGLLVVNIRGFKQINAIVGHSAADQLLTNIAMRLASRVRHRDVVARLGADEFAVLLRDFNRPEGADAMSRAILRALREPFDVAGLPLTLDVAAGLAVAPRDADTSAELLRRAMVALQAARHARSPAVENYRPAHDPAGAERLTLHAELDAALRTGQLVLHYQSTVDLATGRTVGVEALLRWQHPRRGLLRPAEFLPAAEQSELIGLVTSYVLDAALASAVHWRQKGIALPVSVNISARDLHDPSFPDRVDTLLHLHGVPADRLTLEITETTLNSRLYPADAVAKKLRDLGVRLSCDDFGTGTTPLPRLRDLPLAELKIDNTLIAGIVGDDDKRAIVAAVVELGRVFDLTVVAEGIERQDEREVLIRLGCTTGQGYYFSPPVPGALIGDVLRPDGERATSSDTRSG, from the coding sequence GTGGAAGATTCCTCGACACCGGTGACATCGGCAGCGGCGAACGCGTCGAGCGACGACACCGACGGCGCCGACGGAGCCGACTGCACCGACCACGCCGGCCTGCCGGCCACGCCGGTATCTCAGCTCCAAGGCGGCGGCACGACCGCAACGCACCGTCGCGCGAGCGAACACGCAGGGCGTGACGACCTCACGGGTGTGGCGAACCGTCCGGCGCTCCTCGCCGCGCTCGACGACACGTTCGAGGACATCCACCGTCGCGCGGCGTACGCGGGCCTGCTCGTCGTCAACATCAGGGGTTTCAAGCAGATCAACGCAATCGTCGGACACTCCGCCGCTGATCAGCTGCTCACGAATATTGCGATGCGGCTCGCTTCGCGGGTACGCCACAGGGACGTGGTGGCGCGACTCGGTGCGGACGAATTTGCCGTTCTGCTCCGGGATTTCAACCGCCCGGAGGGAGCCGATGCCATGAGCAGGGCGATTCTTCGTGCGCTCCGGGAGCCTTTCGACGTCGCCGGCCTCCCGTTGACGCTCGACGTCGCGGCCGGTTTGGCTGTCGCCCCGCGGGATGCGGACACCTCCGCCGAATTGCTGCGCCGTGCGATGGTGGCCCTGCAAGCGGCTCGGCATGCCCGTTCCCCTGCGGTGGAGAATTACCGGCCCGCGCACGACCCGGCCGGCGCCGAGCGCCTCACGCTGCACGCGGAACTCGACGCCGCCTTGCGAACCGGTCAGCTCGTCCTGCATTACCAATCGACCGTGGACCTCGCAACCGGCCGTACGGTCGGAGTGGAAGCACTGCTCCGTTGGCAGCATCCGCGGCGCGGCCTGCTCCGGCCCGCGGAATTCCTTCCCGCGGCGGAGCAGAGTGAACTGATCGGCCTCGTGACCAGCTACGTGTTGGACGCCGCCCTGGCGAGTGCCGTGCATTGGCGGCAAAAAGGAATTGCGCTGCCGGTCTCCGTCAATATCAGCGCACGGGACCTCCACGACCCTTCCTTTCCTGACCGCGTGGACACGCTCCTGCATCTCCACGGTGTTCCTGCCGACCGCCTGACCCTGGAGATCACCGAGACCACGCTGAATTCCCGGCTTTACCCAGCGGATGCGGTCGCGAAGAAACTGCGGGATCTCGGCGTACGGCTCAGTTGTGATGATTTCGGTACGGGGACGACGCCGCTGCCGCGATTGCGTGACCTGCCATTAGCCGAGCTGAAAATTGACAACACGCTCATTGCCGGGATAGTCGGGGACGACGACAAACGGGCGATCGTCGCCGCTGTTGTTGAGCTGGGCCGGGTGTTCGATCTGACTGTCGTCGCCGAGGGAATCGAACGGCAGGACGAACGCGAGGTGCTGATCAGGTTGGGGTGCACGACCGGGCAGGGATATTACTTCTCGCCGCCGGTCCCCGGAGCGCTGATCGGCGACGTCCTGCGGCCGGATGGAGAGCGCGCCACCTCGTCGGATACGCGCTCAGGGTAG
- a CDS encoding DUF421 domain-containing protein, with amino-acid sequence MLHDLFHLQIPLAEKIIRTVAVYAGIAILLRLAGKRDLAQLNTFDLVVMLLLSNVVQNAIIGNDNSLAGGLIGALVLVALNNVVVRLVNRHRRLVRLFEGPEFVIVENGRPRTSTIHRLGLRVADIRLALRRQGATDVSDVARAVLEPSGAITVTLRDGAQPATRADLQKLRTALLEEVRAELRAALTRNAATDTAHPRRNQDDG; translated from the coding sequence ATGCTGCATGATCTTTTTCATCTGCAGATCCCGCTCGCAGAGAAGATCATCAGGACGGTCGCGGTCTACGCCGGAATCGCCATCCTGCTGCGGCTCGCCGGCAAGCGCGACCTCGCCCAACTGAACACCTTCGACCTCGTCGTCATGCTGCTGCTGTCCAACGTCGTCCAGAACGCGATCATCGGCAATGACAACAGCCTCGCCGGCGGCCTCATCGGCGCTCTCGTCCTCGTTGCGCTCAACAACGTCGTGGTCCGCCTGGTCAACCGGCATCGGCGGTTGGTCCGGCTCTTCGAAGGCCCGGAATTTGTCATCGTCGAGAACGGCCGACCGCGTACGTCGACGATTCACCGGCTCGGTCTGCGCGTCGCCGACATCCGGCTCGCGTTGCGCCGGCAGGGTGCGACCGACGTCTCCGACGTTGCGCGGGCTGTGCTCGAGCCGAGCGGCGCCATCACGGTGACGCTCCGGGACGGCGCCCAGCCGGCGACGCGAGCCGATTTGCAGAAGCTACGGACGGCGTTACTGGAGGAGGTGCGGGCGGAGCTCCGTGCGGCATTGACACGCAACGCCGCTACGGATACGGCGCACCCCCGCCGTAACCAGGACGACGGCTAG
- a CDS encoding type II toxin-antitoxin system VapC family toxin, protein MPRQGRPPLPRNVYSFESRDCPIPDVATLDSSFAVNALLSAEPHHDAARRFLESLAAHGTQLVFNRLLELELREVAFRYPLIQRYPRDWKRRRHDGRTLRMARTLIETTMGAWQELLSAFTYAIVPVDAVYAAVSELMDRYGLQSYDAVHAATAVEYSGRVIVTTDAGFANVPEDLLVIYINSGRLPWCRQVRARRG, encoded by the coding sequence GTGCCCAGGCAGGGTCGCCCGCCCCTTCCCCGGAACGTCTACTCATTTGAATCGCGAGACTGCCCGATACCGGACGTTGCCACCCTTGATTCCAGCTTCGCGGTGAATGCGCTCCTCAGCGCGGAGCCGCACCACGATGCGGCTCGCCGGTTCCTGGAGTCCCTCGCCGCACACGGGACACAGCTCGTCTTCAATCGCCTCCTGGAGCTTGAGCTGCGTGAGGTCGCCTTCCGCTATCCCCTCATCCAGCGCTACCCCAGGGATTGGAAGCGGCGACGCCACGACGGTCGGACGCTTCGAATGGCCCGCACGCTGATCGAGACGACCATGGGCGCTTGGCAGGAGCTGCTGAGTGCCTTCACGTACGCGATAGTGCCGGTCGATGCCGTCTACGCCGCTGTCTCGGAACTCATGGATCGCTACGGGCTTCAGTCCTACGATGCCGTCCACGCCGCGACGGCGGTCGAATATAGCGGCCGTGTAATCGTCACGACCGATGCTGGCTTCGCGAACGTCCCCGAGGATCTCCTTGTCATCTACATCAACTCCGGACGGCTCCCGTGGTGTCGACAAGTGCGAGCACGCAGGGGATAG
- a CDS encoding rhomboid family intramembrane serine protease — translation MVIPIHDRNPVLRTPVVTYTLIAINFVVFLLEPIHHFAVLHHGTAATVCGQYRFFDHYAAIPHELITNEPERHAYVNAFGRIVCAHYFPHKIPALSVLTSMFLHGSWLHILGNMLFLYVFGNNVEDRFGRFRFLLFYLVSGYVAAYGFALAFRNSDTPIIGASGAIAGVLGAYLILSPRARVTSLVPFLFFIPLPLPAWLVLGGWFLLQWFYATGSAVAQGSGVAYLAHVIGFAFGVIVTAWLKPRLRPPIGRYGRTPYRSLAI, via the coding sequence ATGGTCATACCGATCCACGACCGCAATCCGGTGCTCCGCACCCCGGTGGTCACCTACACGCTGATCGCGATCAACTTTGTCGTCTTTCTCCTCGAACCGATCCACCACTTCGCTGTGCTGCACCATGGCACGGCGGCGACGGTCTGCGGCCAGTACCGGTTCTTCGACCACTACGCGGCCATTCCCCATGAATTGATCACAAACGAGCCGGAACGGCACGCATACGTCAATGCCTTCGGCCGGATCGTGTGCGCCCATTACTTCCCCCACAAAATCCCGGCGCTCTCGGTGCTGACGTCGATGTTCCTCCACGGCAGTTGGCTGCACATCCTCGGCAACATGCTGTTTTTGTACGTTTTCGGGAACAACGTGGAGGACCGGTTCGGCCGGTTCCGTTTCCTCCTCTTCTACCTTGTCTCCGGGTACGTCGCCGCCTACGGTTTCGCGTTGGCGTTCCGGAATTCCGATACGCCGATCATCGGAGCATCCGGTGCGATCGCCGGCGTCCTGGGCGCGTACCTGATCCTCTCGCCCAGAGCGCGGGTCACGTCGCTGGTGCCGTTCCTCTTCTTCATCCCGTTACCGCTGCCGGCGTGGCTCGTCCTTGGCGGCTGGTTCCTCCTGCAGTGGTTCTATGCAACCGGCAGCGCCGTCGCCCAGGGCAGCGGCGTCGCGTACTTGGCCCACGTCATCGGCTTCGCATTCGGAGTGATCGTCACGGCGTGGCTGAAACCGCGGCTGCGTCCACCCATCGGGCGGTACGGCCGAACGCCCTACCGGTCACTGGCCATCTGA
- a CDS encoding EAL and HDOD domain-containing protein yields the protein MREVYVGRQPIVDRELTVLGYELLFRHGPHALRAAADDDRATGRIIVNTFAELGLQRLVGSRLGFINVTRPFLVGTLPLPFAPADVVLEILETVVIDDDLLDGVRRLRAGGYRLALDDFRADDAERVRRLLPLVDYVKVDVLDQSPSAIARSVEYCRKCSGARPPALIAERVESLPVMRDCVNLGFSYFQGYLLGRPATVSSPTLSPATVTCMELLNRLAKPDITYDELEEIVRMDVGLSYRVLRAVNSAAAGLVRPISSVREALVLLGHRQLRAWVLLMVLADASDIVEEQLSVAMTRARMCELLTAYLPGANPDAAFLTGLLSSLDFLLGVPMTEVVARLPLDDTIARALVDGEGPLGEIVRIAKAYEVADLETLALCPVDLADLAPAYLNALAWSMATVGEAVTA from the coding sequence GTGCGAGAGGTCTACGTCGGCCGCCAGCCGATCGTCGATCGTGAGCTGACGGTGCTCGGGTACGAGCTGCTCTTCCGGCACGGTCCGCACGCCCTCCGCGCCGCCGCCGACGATGATCGCGCTACCGGCCGGATCATCGTCAATACCTTCGCCGAGCTCGGACTGCAACGGTTGGTCGGCAGCCGGCTTGGCTTCATCAACGTGACCCGGCCCTTCCTCGTCGGGACCTTGCCGCTGCCGTTCGCGCCCGCCGACGTCGTCCTGGAAATTCTGGAAACGGTCGTCATCGACGACGACTTGCTCGACGGCGTACGACGCCTCCGCGCGGGCGGATACCGACTCGCGCTCGACGATTTCCGGGCTGACGACGCCGAGCGGGTGCGCCGGTTGCTTCCGCTGGTCGATTACGTGAAGGTCGACGTGCTCGACCAGTCACCGTCGGCGATCGCGCGGAGCGTCGAGTACTGCCGAAAGTGCTCGGGTGCCCGTCCGCCGGCGCTCATCGCCGAGCGGGTCGAGTCACTGCCGGTGATGCGCGACTGCGTCAACCTGGGATTCTCGTATTTCCAGGGATATCTGCTGGGCCGGCCGGCTACGGTGTCCAGCCCGACGCTGTCGCCAGCGACGGTCACCTGCATGGAATTGCTCAACCGCCTCGCCAAGCCGGACATCACGTACGACGAGCTGGAAGAAATCGTCCGGATGGACGTCGGTCTGAGCTACCGGGTGCTCCGCGCGGTCAACTCGGCGGCCGCTGGCCTGGTCCGTCCGATCTCCTCGGTGCGGGAGGCGCTTGTCCTCCTCGGACACCGGCAACTGCGCGCCTGGGTGCTGCTCATGGTCCTCGCCGATGCCAGCGACATCGTGGAAGAGCAGTTGTCGGTCGCGATGACGCGGGCGCGGATGTGTGAGCTGCTCACGGCGTACCTTCCGGGCGCGAATCCCGACGCGGCCTTCCTCACCGGGCTGCTCTCGAGCCTTGACTTTCTCCTCGGCGTACCGATGACCGAGGTCGTTGCCCGGCTGCCGCTGGACGACACGATCGCCCGCGCCCTTGTCGACGGCGAGGGGCCGCTAGGGGAGATTGTGCGGATCGCGAAGGCGTACGAGGTGGCCGACCTCGAGACCCTTGCGCTCTGCCCGGTGGATCTTGCTGATCTGGCGCCGGCCTATTTGAACGCCTTGGCCTGGTCCATGGCCACGGTTGGCGAAGCGGTCACGGCCTAA
- the csrA gene encoding carbon storage regulator CsrA — protein sequence MLVLSRRVGESIMIGQDVTVTVLEVRSDLVRLGIKAPRDVDVHREEVFLELQRANRAAASPSSAAVETLAEDLSEVPKVRSRARQTPPAGAAGSHPEPA from the coding sequence GTGCTCGTGCTCAGCCGCCGCGTTGGCGAAAGCATCATGATCGGGCAAGATGTGACCGTAACCGTGCTGGAGGTCCGATCCGACCTGGTCCGGCTCGGCATCAAAGCCCCCCGCGACGTCGACGTCCACCGCGAAGAGGTTTTCCTCGAACTGCAACGTGCCAACCGGGCTGCCGCATCGCCGTCCTCGGCGGCGGTGGAGACCCTCGCCGAGGATCTGTCCGAGGTCCCGAAGGTGCGGTCACGCGCGCGGCAGACGCCGCCAGCCGGTGCGGCAGGATCCCACCCGGAGCCGGCTTAG
- the fliW gene encoding flagellar assembly protein FliW produces the protein MTATAVDVPIINVAGSLAGFPDAHRFALVRVRPDTPLLFRMVCLDLPGLEFVAAAPFPFFPEYAPEIDDETAERLELTSSADAVLLVLLTVGPTIAETTANLFAPIVVNVHTGMASQVPLVGSGYSLREPLRRPT, from the coding sequence GTGACAGCGACCGCGGTCGACGTACCGATTATCAATGTGGCCGGGTCACTGGCCGGCTTTCCCGACGCCCACCGCTTTGCCCTGGTCCGCGTCCGGCCGGACACGCCGTTGCTGTTCCGGATGGTCTGCCTCGACCTGCCCGGTCTGGAGTTTGTCGCGGCGGCGCCGTTTCCGTTCTTCCCGGAGTACGCCCCGGAAATCGATGACGAAACGGCGGAACGGCTGGAGTTGACCAGCTCGGCGGACGCCGTCCTGCTCGTGCTCCTCACCGTCGGACCGACCATCGCGGAGACGACGGCGAACCTCTTTGCACCGATCGTCGTCAACGTGCACACCGGGATGGCGAGTCAGGTGCCGCTGGTCGGCAGCGGATACTCGCTGCGCGAACCGCTCCGCCGACCGACCTGA
- the flgL gene encoding flagellar hook-associated protein FlgL gives MSLRVTQNAVTSLMLAGLQSSSSRLSTLEQQLSSGRRISKPSDDPVGTGQAMLFNEQIARTKQYQRNANDGLAWLGIADNALQTGVNILQRLQVLTTQAANTGTADATARASILEEVKSLKEQMLAVANTTYQNRPIFGGTTSSPVAYAVNGSGTVVYQGDTGSVLRTVGDNVQVKVNIDAAQAFGPPGNDVFTMFDTIASDLQNNPGNLSNDLSLIAGALDRMTSAQATEGAAYNRITAMNNAAGQKLNTLTGNLSDVQDVDTAQAVTELTMQQVSYQASLAAMARVLQMSLTDFLR, from the coding sequence ATGAGCCTACGGGTCACCCAGAATGCGGTTACGTCGCTGATGCTGGCGGGTTTGCAGTCCAGCAGTTCACGGCTGAGCACCTTGGAGCAGCAGCTCAGTTCAGGACGACGCATCAGCAAGCCGTCGGACGACCCGGTCGGCACCGGCCAGGCGATGCTCTTCAACGAACAAATCGCCCGGACCAAGCAGTATCAGCGGAATGCCAACGACGGCCTGGCCTGGCTCGGCATCGCCGACAACGCCTTGCAGACCGGGGTCAACATCCTGCAGCGTCTCCAGGTGCTCACGACGCAGGCCGCAAATACCGGAACCGCCGACGCGACCGCCCGCGCCAGCATTCTGGAAGAAGTGAAGAGCCTCAAAGAACAAATGCTGGCGGTGGCCAATACGACGTACCAGAACCGGCCGATCTTCGGCGGGACGACATCAAGTCCCGTCGCGTACGCCGTCAACGGCTCGGGAACCGTTGTGTACCAAGGTGATACCGGCTCCGTGCTGCGGACGGTCGGGGATAATGTCCAGGTCAAGGTGAATATCGACGCCGCCCAGGCGTTCGGCCCCCCGGGAAATGACGTCTTCACCATGTTTGACACCATCGCGTCCGACCTGCAGAACAATCCCGGAAATCTGAGCAACGACCTCTCCCTCATCGCCGGCGCCCTCGACCGCATGACGAGCGCCCAGGCGACGGAGGGTGCGGCGTACAACCGGATCACCGCCATGAATAACGCCGCGGGTCAGAAGCTCAACACGCTCACCGGGAACCTGTCCGACGTCCAGGACGTGGACACGGCCCAGGCCGTCACCGAGCTGACCATGCAGCAGGTCAGCTACCAGGCGTCCCTTGCCGCGATGGCCCGGGTGCTGCAAATGTCGCTCACAGATTTCCTGCGATAG
- the flgK gene encoding flagellar hook-associated protein FlgK: MGTEFGSLSTALTALQAERKALEVTGQNIANASTSGYTRQRAVFQGIGGSVVPAMYSRSDGVGAGVVVSEVQRLQNAFLEQRANTENGTLAFLQGSQQTLADIENSFGEPSTTGIQSLLTTFWNGWDDVANNPADTAARTALIGDAQALASGLNVAAGALSAQWASSRQSLQSVVDQVNAAAQDIAALNKAIVAATSAGNQPNDLEDQRDVLIRKLASLVGVTTKPKTDGSTDVLLGGSSLVSGSLARQLQLGGGTAIDQVSTTPVTLTWTDTGTTAAVSSGQGAALLTALNVTIPSYAGQLDSVANQLVTTVNTQHQLGYDLNGNAGGNFFDPTGTTAATIKVAITDPALVAASSVPPSAGQPSLDGGNAQALANMSGTGADAAYRKMIVALGSESNTIQQRTTTQQSVVNQVEASRDSASGVDLDEEQTNLITFQHAYDAAAKYLSVIDSILDTLINHTLA; the protein is encoded by the coding sequence ATGGGCACCGAATTCGGATCGTTATCCACGGCGCTGACCGCGCTGCAAGCGGAACGCAAGGCGCTCGAAGTCACCGGACAGAACATCGCCAACGCGAGCACGAGCGGTTACACCCGGCAGCGTGCGGTTTTTCAAGGCATCGGCGGCTCGGTCGTCCCGGCGATGTATTCCCGATCCGACGGGGTCGGCGCAGGTGTCGTGGTCTCCGAGGTGCAGCGGCTGCAGAACGCCTTCCTCGAACAGCGGGCGAATACGGAGAACGGCACACTGGCGTTTCTGCAGGGCAGCCAGCAGACCCTTGCCGACATTGAGAATTCCTTCGGCGAGCCGAGCACGACGGGCATCCAATCGTTGCTCACCACCTTCTGGAACGGCTGGGACGACGTGGCGAACAACCCAGCGGACACCGCGGCTCGCACCGCACTCATCGGTGACGCGCAGGCGCTGGCCAGCGGCTTGAATGTCGCGGCCGGCGCGCTGTCCGCGCAATGGGCGTCCTCCCGCCAGTCACTGCAATCCGTCGTCGACCAAGTCAACGCCGCGGCACAAGACATCGCCGCGCTCAACAAGGCGATTGTCGCGGCCACCAGTGCCGGCAACCAACCCAACGACCTGGAAGACCAGCGTGACGTGCTCATCCGCAAGCTGGCAAGCCTCGTCGGTGTGACGACAAAACCGAAGACCGACGGATCCACGGACGTCCTGCTGGGCGGATCGTCGCTTGTTTCCGGTAGTCTCGCGCGCCAGCTTCAGCTCGGCGGCGGAACGGCCATCGACCAGGTTTCGACGACACCCGTCACCCTGACCTGGACCGATACCGGGACAACGGCCGCGGTGAGCTCCGGCCAGGGAGCGGCGCTGCTCACGGCGCTCAACGTGACGATCCCGTCGTACGCCGGTCAGCTCGACAGTGTCGCCAACCAGCTGGTCACCACGGTGAACACCCAACACCAGCTCGGATACGACCTGAACGGCAACGCCGGCGGGAATTTCTTCGATCCAACCGGCACTACGGCGGCCACCATCAAAGTGGCGATCACTGATCCGGCTCTGGTCGCCGCGTCCTCCGTCCCACCCAGCGCCGGCCAGCCGAGCCTGGACGGCGGGAACGCCCAGGCGTTGGCGAACATGTCAGGCACGGGCGCGGATGCGGCGTACCGAAAGATGATTGTTGCGCTCGGGTCGGAGTCCAACACCATTCAGCAGCGCACGACGACGCAGCAGAGCGTCGTCAACCAGGTAGAGGCGTCGCGCGATTCCGCCTCCGGGGTCGACCTCGATGAGGAGCAGACCAATCTCATCACGTTCCAGCACGCGTATGATGCGGCGGCCAAATACCTCAGCGTGATCGACTCGATTCTCGACACGCTCATTAATCACACACTCGCCTGA
- a CDS encoding flagellar protein FlgN — MGEATEDPDEEVYRMGLAEVSDILWRERELLDVLLFKLEEEQLLLAAGKARWLARATREVELVLEQIRLTELTRAVEVDAVAATLGLEPNPSLAQLADAAPPPWSDLLRAHREAFLRLTQEITSLAEANREFVTSAYHSAEAALRSLRGATADGYTATGRLQSTTRSPRLLDEAI; from the coding sequence ATGGGCGAAGCAACCGAGGACCCCGACGAGGAGGTGTATCGGATGGGCCTCGCCGAGGTCTCCGACATCCTCTGGCGTGAGCGAGAGCTGCTCGACGTCCTGCTCTTCAAGTTGGAGGAGGAGCAGCTGCTCCTCGCCGCCGGCAAGGCACGATGGTTGGCGCGCGCCACCCGGGAGGTCGAGCTGGTTCTCGAACAAATCCGGCTCACCGAGCTTACCCGAGCAGTGGAAGTGGACGCGGTGGCGGCGACCCTCGGCCTGGAACCGAATCCGAGTCTCGCCCAGCTCGCGGACGCCGCCCCTCCCCCGTGGAGCGATCTGCTGCGCGCACATCGGGAAGCGTTTCTCCGGCTCACGCAGGAAATCACCTCGCTTGCTGAAGCAAACCGGGAATTCGTGACGTCGGCGTACCACTCGGCGGAAGCCGCCTTGCGCAGTCTCCGCGGCGCCACCGCCGACGGTTACACCGCGACCGGCCGGCTGCAGAGCACCACACGGTCGCCGCGCCTTCTGGACGAGGCCATCTAA
- a CDS encoding flagellin has protein sequence MGLRINTNVDALDAYRNLSMTQSKLSDSLQKLSSGYRINKAADDAAGLSISQKLQAQIGGLQQAVKNAQDGINVVQTADGALNEVQSILQRMNVLAVQAANTGSQDQAARQAAQTEIQQLNADLDAIGNNTQFGQSKLLDGSFGSSAAAKSFAVSGGSVTAATASFKISGTFNGVALANATVNVANGTYSTASSLQTALQNGIDATLTANGITAGAVQASVTDEGNGVWKVTLSSSAVGAGNTFSTSATTGLTDGNGNAVSLNGTTSAQGSGGGVFQIGAQAGQTQTVQIGAVSANALGTDTIDLVNNASAAIATIASAITTVSTERSSLGAYQNGFQHIINNLNVTVENLQASNSTIQDTDMAQEMVHFTQAQVLQQAGVSMLAQANVETQAVLKLLQ, from the coding sequence ATGGGTCTGCGCATCAACACCAACGTCGACGCACTCGACGCCTACCGGAACCTCTCGATGACGCAGAGCAAGCTGTCGGACAGCTTGCAGAAGCTCTCCAGTGGTTACCGGATCAACAAGGCTGCGGACGACGCAGCCGGTCTGTCCATCAGCCAGAAATTGCAGGCACAGATCGGCGGTCTCCAGCAAGCCGTGAAGAACGCTCAGGATGGAATCAACGTCGTGCAGACCGCCGACGGCGCCCTCAATGAGGTGCAGTCGATTCTGCAGCGCATGAACGTCCTTGCCGTGCAGGCGGCGAACACCGGTTCACAAGACCAAGCCGCCCGCCAAGCCGCGCAAACGGAAATCCAGCAGCTGAACGCTGACCTCGACGCGATCGGCAACAACACGCAGTTCGGTCAGAGCAAGCTCCTCGACGGATCGTTCGGCAGCTCGGCGGCGGCGAAGAGCTTTGCGGTCAGCGGTGGCTCGGTCACGGCGGCGACCGCCAGCTTCAAGATTTCCGGCACCTTCAACGGCGTCGCCTTGGCAAACGCCACGGTCAACGTCGCCAACGGTACCTACAGCACCGCCAGTTCGTTGCAGACCGCATTGCAGAACGGGATCGACGCGACTCTCACCGCCAACGGCATCACCGCCGGTGCAGTGCAGGCCAGCGTGACCGACGAGGGCAACGGTGTCTGGAAGGTGACCCTGAGCTCGTCCGCGGTGGGCGCCGGTAACACGTTCTCCACGTCTGCGACGACGGGCCTCACCGACGGTAACGGCAATGCCGTCAGCCTCAACGGCACGACCTCGGCGCAGGGCTCCGGCGGTGGTGTGTTCCAGATCGGCGCCCAGGCCGGCCAAACCCAGACTGTCCAGATCGGGGCGGTGAGCGCCAACGCGCTTGGGACCGACACCATCGACCTGGTCAACAACGCAAGCGCTGCTATCGCGACGATCGCGAGCGCTATTACGACCGTGTCGACCGAGCGGTCCAGCCTCGGTGCATACCAGAACGGGTTCCAGCACATCATCAACAACCTGAATGTGACAGTGGAGAACCTGCAGGCGTCCAACTCCACCATCCAGGACACCGATATGGCCCAAGAGATGGTGCACTTCACGCAGGCGCAGGTTCTTCAGCAGGCCGGTGTGTCGATGCTGGCGCAGGCCAACGTCGAAACGCAGGCTGTCCTGAAGCTGCTGCAGTAG